The nucleotide sequence CATCTTCATAGTATTTTGGAAGGAGCTTTCTATCTCTATAACCCATCTTATAATAAAATTTTCTTGCAACAATGTTTGAAACTCTAACCTCCAAAACTATATAATTACAATTGGCTATATTGAAATAGTAGTTCTCAAGCGTCTTTAATAAAGCCGTTCCAATTCCCAACCCCCTATATTCTTTTTTTACAGCTAATGAGACAATATGTCCATTTCCCCAATCCATACTTCCCAATATATAGCCAACGACCTTTCCATTAATCTCTGCCACATAAAAACAGTTTGGATACATTGACCAAATTCCTAAAATTAACTCAGTAGGATAAGGGTTTTTAAATGCTTCTTTTTCAATTTCTTCAACTGCATCTAAATCTTTAGATGTAAATTTTCTTATTATCATGTTCCCACTAACTTTTAGTAAAACTTTCTGAATAATTTTTAACCAAATAAATGTTATGTATTTTTTATTTTAATTATTATTTTA is from Methanocaldococcus bathoardescens and encodes:
- the rimI gene encoding ribosomal protein S18-alanine N-acetyltransferase, with translation MIIRKFTSKDLDAVEEIEKEAFKNPYPTELILGIWSMYPNCFYVAEINGKVVGYILGSMDWGNGHIVSLAVKKEYRGLGIGTALLKTLENYYFNIANCNYIVLEVRVSNIVARKFYYKMGYRDRKLLPKYYEDGEDAILMIKKKPNAKGPLIITLW